One window of the bacterium genome contains the following:
- a CDS encoding polysaccharide deacetylase family protein, with amino-acid sequence MEDNKKDNLYFIFTMDCERVKTESWMNDGAPSWSISEKAILGMAEILRKEKVAGGFYSTPATAKKHRKIFIELAKEGFELGLQFHCDSFRDLRYRKHLGQYGYKEQKEILKLAKQDWEDAIGQEVTTFRCGYASANDYTFIILNELGFKQSSSSMSERYTPDVASSWQGAFPYAHHASSKSRLICGNLELYEVPITVANFKRRGTLCPDWYVLRSSYSKINKEYIQNIIKQSPPIKTLVAITHNTTNYLDKNDVRTQLMGYIIDSARETAKKYGLNFVPATLEKIHQEADKIGAF; translated from the coding sequence ATGGAAGATAATAAAAAAGACAATTTATATTTTATTTTTACAATGGATTGTGAAAGAGTAAAAACAGAGTCATGGATGAATGATGGTGCACCATCGTGGAGTATCAGTGAAAAAGCAATTTTGGGTATGGCAGAGATATTAAGAAAGGAAAAAGTAGCAGGAGGATTTTATTCTACGCCAGCTACAGCAAAGAAACACAGGAAAATATTTATTGAACTTGCAAAGGAAGGGTTTGAGTTAGGATTACAATTTCATTGTGATAGTTTTCGAGATCTTAGATATAGAAAGCATTTGGGACAGTACGGTTATAAAGAACAAAAAGAGATACTAAAGTTAGCAAAACAGGATTGGGAAGATGCTATAGGACAAGAAGTGACAACTTTTAGATGTGGTTATGCTTCAGCTAATGATTATACTTTTATTATATTGAATGAACTTGGGTTCAAGCAAAGTAGTTCAAGTATGTCTGAAAGGTATACGCCTGATGTAGCATCAAGTTGGCAGGGGGCTTTTCCTTATGCGCATCATGCCAGTTCAAAAAGTAGACTTATATGTGGAAATCTTGAATTGTATGAAGTGCCAATAACTGTTGCCAATTTTAAAAGAAGAGGAACTTTATGTCCTGATTGGTATGTATTACGTAGTAGTTATAGCAAGATAAATAAGGAATATATTCAAAATATAATAAAACAGAGTCCTCCCATAAAAACACTAGTGGCTATTACTCATAATACAACTAATTATTTAGATAAAAATGATGTGCGAACGCAGCTCATGGGATACATAATAGATAGTGCCCGTGAAACAGCAAAAAAATATGGATTAAATTTTGTTCCAGCAACACTTGAAAAGATTCATCAGGAAGCAGATAAAATAGGTGCTTTTTAA
- a CDS encoding TIM barrel protein produces the protein MELGTIVSVSGEIKEVEKAFYKVKKLGLNTCQLSCTAESMIDKLNPKEIKKLINSIDIRVDSFFLLFRGQVWDRDSGPQTMGFIPKEYRMKRLDLAKKFSDIIAEMGIKKIVSHVGFIPDDSENPLYTGFLPVMRNFTEYCKKNKQIFCFETGQELPSTLKRTIIDLDMDNIGINLDPANLILYGMAHPIDAVEIFGEYIKSMHAKDALFPNRGEGLGIEVPVGEGKVNFPLLI, from the coding sequence ATGGAATTAGGTACAATAGTTTCAGTTTCAGGAGAAATAAAAGAAGTTGAAAAAGCATTTTATAAAGTAAAGAAATTAGGTTTAAATACATGTCAGTTATCCTGTACTGCTGAATCCATGATTGACAAACTAAATCCAAAAGAGATAAAAAAACTGATAAATTCTATTGATATAAGAGTAGATTCTTTCTTTTTGCTTTTTAGAGGGCAAGTATGGGATCGGGATAGCGGACCACAAACAATGGGTTTTATTCCTAAAGAGTATCGTATGAAACGACTAGACTTAGCTAAAAAATTTTCTGATATAATTGCTGAAATGGGAATAAAAAAGATAGTATCACATGTTGGTTTTATACCTGATGATTCCGAGAATCCTTTATATACTGGATTTTTGCCAGTTATGAGAAACTTTACTGAATATTGTAAAAAGAATAAACAGATATTTTGTTTTGAAACAGGGCAAGAATTACCATCTACATTAAAGAGAACGATTATTGATTTAGATATGGATAATATAGGTATAAATCTTGATCCAGCAAATTTGATACTTTATGGCATGGCTCATCCTATTGATGCTGTAGAGATATTTGGTGAATATATAAAAAGTATGCATGCGAAAGATGCTCTTTTCCCTAATAGAGGTGAAGGTTTAGGCATAGAAGTTCCAGTAGGTGAAGGAAAAGTAAATTTCCCTTTACTTATATGA
- a CDS encoding LamG domain-containing protein, which translates to MSIRVIVGVVLTVMMFGVASAQEEIGPVGMWQFEEESGLAVMDTSGNGLDGKLYNPENVKRVEGKVGKALEFSGTERYKGGCVLVPGMKKLDLSKGFTFETWIRFNDKHVRQDTCYIASDGAWKGPGWRFIIYYNTLAIQSGDGKDGWGANSKAAEHGGFENNRWYHVAATYDGSVYKVYLDGVEAGSSKPNLKLTKGSDTLTIGSYSGGMTSVFKGTIDEIRLYNQAKSALEIAKDARIDVLL; encoded by the coding sequence ATGAGTATCAGAGTAATAGTGGGAGTGGTTTTGACCGTGATGATGTTTGGTGTGGCGTCTGCCCAGGAAGAAATCGGTCCTGTAGGCATGTGGCAATTTGAGGAGGAATCAGGGCTTGCTGTCATGGATACCAGCGGCAACGGCCTGGACGGAAAACTTTACAACCCTGAAAACGTAAAGCGTGTCGAGGGAAAAGTCGGCAAGGCTCTGGAGTTTTCAGGGACCGAGCGGTACAAGGGTGGGTGCGTGCTGGTGCCGGGTATGAAGAAACTCGATCTGTCGAAGGGCTTTACCTTTGAGACATGGATCCGGTTCAATGATAAGCATGTCCGTCAAGACACGTGCTACATCGCTAGTGACGGCGCATGGAAGGGGCCGGGCTGGCGATTCATTATCTACTACAACACCCTGGCCATCCAGTCCGGAGACGGGAAGGACGGATGGGGCGCAAACAGCAAGGCAGCGGAACACGGAGGATTTGAGAACAATCGCTGGTATCACGTTGCAGCGACATACGACGGCTCAGTCTACAAAGTCTACCTTGATGGAGTGGAAGCCGGCTCAAGCAAGCCGAATCTCAAGCTCACAAAAGGAAGCGACACCCTTACGATTGGCAGCTACAGCGGCGGCATGACGTCTGTTTTCAAGGGGACGATTGATGAGATAAGGTTGTACAACCAGGCAAAATCCGCCCTGGAGATAGCCAAAGACGCACGTATTGATGTTCTTTTGTAG
- a CDS encoding discoidin domain-containing protein, whose product MTKIPDQSRNMMAKIAALGLILLLVGALTASAFCDELRAVRADSPPRIDGNLDDACWKAAAPADGFTIKDTNKPSPLKTNVWFVYDDDTLYVAAKCFTPDFSLVKAKKVARDGRIISYDSVEIMIDADRDKGTYVHLMTNASGSQFDRWVTQNGWVGDKAWDGEWKTASKIGTDSYTVEFAIPFYTLDIGRNTSSTWNINVCRNVRTSERSAYTSLAPGGAYNTPTKFPALGGIDVDFGRYMLAVSSVRTTSQFADKKTHITVVANVTNEASATRTVRAENWLIDSTGKVLVKTMGAMELATGKKQPLSFGPYILDKSGTYKNWLLVVDAKTRRTLAISKSPVDIECVPIALRIVDPFYRNTIFVTQKLKTVQLEVDVGLQKAEMGKARLDLEVVPAEGGEALVKKSLKGLSPVSRFEFQNSALPEVGKFIVQVALTDGAGEKLADTQQMLLKLPYKKGEVWYGRDLVFRRDGKPIFPNGSWGTLTPARNFLLYGIFKNRTVTPVIPGKYKVWYTTSSADNAELKSTKPFSEAFIADFRERIRFYRDDSDILAWVQPDEPECSSYPPKKLEQLYEITREEDPYHPVWISNNSIEGVKTYARCADASVPHPYPPALPEKRINDLFKLLKVQRAFLEYTDFTKPVGFMHQGFNYGEYVPGSRMPTYYETRNQNVLSLADGGTFLMGFESSVLQNWYPEVAIGLDYLTQELAYLSKAVTAPKATNKVTCANKDVVTLLKDADGDLFLFVSNASNDPRKLAVTVEGLESRKLNVISEGRSVQSKGDVINDSFDTWETHIYTTSAEDPGLKTVQEITAIIEVEYVKRQKPGNLAFQRWSNQAVDITSSSRDGIYPPEPWHACDGITDISKIAIRFASQHSWTDGTPNKSPDWLALKFKKPHSIKRVVVYTGKESIKDYKIQARKGDNWIDVASGSNNQDNKIEHFFDPVVTDQVRLYITATNGSHAIVTEMEVYEKK is encoded by the coding sequence ATGACTAAGATACCAGATCAAAGCCGTAACATGATGGCAAAGATTGCGGCATTGGGATTAATCTTGTTGCTCGTAGGAGCGCTCACCGCATCAGCCTTTTGTGACGAACTACGGGCAGTCCGGGCTGACTCGCCACCCAGAATCGACGGCAACCTAGATGATGCCTGCTGGAAGGCGGCAGCGCCCGCAGACGGCTTTACCATCAAGGACACGAACAAACCGTCGCCTTTAAAAACCAATGTTTGGTTCGTTTATGACGATGACACGCTTTACGTTGCCGCGAAGTGTTTTACACCCGATTTCTCTCTGGTAAAGGCAAAGAAGGTTGCGAGAGACGGCCGCATCATTAGCTATGACTCTGTTGAGATCATGATCGATGCCGATCGAGACAAGGGCACGTACGTTCATCTGATGACCAATGCCAGCGGCTCTCAATTCGATCGATGGGTTACGCAGAACGGTTGGGTCGGGGACAAGGCTTGGGATGGTGAGTGGAAGACGGCGTCAAAGATCGGGACAGATTCATACACGGTTGAGTTTGCGATCCCATTCTACACCCTGGACATCGGACGAAACACCTCAAGTACCTGGAATATCAACGTTTGCAGGAACGTCCGCACGTCCGAGCGCAGTGCCTACACCTCGCTTGCTCCCGGCGGGGCGTACAACACGCCCACCAAGTTCCCTGCGCTGGGCGGCATTGACGTGGATTTTGGCAGGTACATGCTTGCCGTCAGTTCTGTGCGCACGACATCTCAGTTTGCGGACAAAAAGACGCACATTACCGTAGTGGCGAACGTGACCAATGAAGCAAGCGCTACACGAACAGTGCGTGCAGAGAATTGGTTGATCGATTCGACGGGAAAGGTGCTCGTCAAGACAATGGGCGCTATGGAGTTGGCAACCGGAAAAAAACAACCGCTGAGTTTCGGACCTTACATTCTTGACAAGAGCGGCACGTACAAGAACTGGCTGCTTGTGGTTGATGCCAAGACCCGGCGTACGCTAGCAATATCGAAGTCGCCTGTGGATATCGAATGTGTGCCGATCGCCCTTCGCATTGTTGACCCGTTTTACCGCAACACCATCTTTGTAACGCAAAAGCTGAAGACTGTTCAATTAGAAGTTGATGTCGGTTTGCAGAAAGCAGAAATGGGCAAGGCCCGGCTCGATCTCGAAGTCGTTCCAGCAGAGGGAGGCGAAGCTCTTGTCAAGAAGTCGCTGAAAGGACTGTCTCCGGTCAGCCGCTTTGAGTTCCAGAACTCTGCGCTGCCGGAAGTGGGGAAGTTTATCGTTCAGGTGGCGCTGACGGACGGCGCCGGCGAAAAGCTTGCGGATACACAACAGATGTTGCTCAAGCTCCCCTATAAGAAGGGGGAGGTGTGGTACGGTCGCGACCTGGTTTTTCGGCGCGACGGTAAGCCGATTTTTCCGAACGGCAGTTGGGGCACACTGACTCCGGCACGGAACTTTCTGCTGTACGGCATATTCAAGAACCGAACTGTTACACCTGTCATTCCCGGAAAGTACAAGGTTTGGTACACGACCAGTTCGGCTGACAATGCGGAACTTAAGAGCACAAAGCCATTCAGTGAGGCGTTTATCGCAGATTTCAGGGAGCGCATCCGGTTTTATCGTGACGATAGCGATATCCTGGCGTGGGTGCAGCCGGATGAGCCTGAGTGTAGCAGTTACCCGCCAAAGAAGCTGGAGCAGTTGTATGAAATCACCCGGGAAGAGGATCCGTATCATCCGGTCTGGATTTCGAACAACAGCATTGAGGGGGTAAAAACATACGCACGTTGCGCGGACGCCTCTGTGCCGCATCCGTATCCGCCGGCGCTGCCGGAGAAGCGTATCAACGATCTGTTTAAGTTGTTGAAGGTTCAGCGTGCCTTCCTGGAGTATACCGACTTCACCAAGCCCGTCGGTTTCATGCATCAGGGATTTAACTACGGAGAATATGTTCCCGGCAGTCGCATGCCCACATATTACGAGACGCGCAATCAGAACGTGCTTTCCCTGGCCGATGGCGGGACGTTCCTCATGGGATTCGAATCGAGCGTTCTTCAGAACTGGTATCCGGAAGTGGCCATTGGTTTGGACTATCTTACGCAGGAGTTGGCCTATCTTAGCAAAGCGGTTACCGCGCCAAAGGCTACAAACAAGGTCACGTGCGCGAACAAGGATGTTGTCACACTTCTGAAAGACGCGGACGGCGACCTTTTCCTCTTCGTGTCCAACGCCTCCAATGATCCTCGCAAACTTGCCGTTACGGTCGAGGGTCTTGAGTCGCGCAAACTGAACGTTATCTCTGAGGGGCGCAGCGTGCAGTCGAAGGGAGATGTTATCAACGATTCTTTCGACACGTGGGAGACTCACATCTACACGACGTCCGCGGAAGACCCTGGCCTGAAGACAGTGCAGGAAATCACCGCAATCATTGAGGTCGAGTACGTCAAGCGACAAAAACCGGGCAACCTGGCCTTCCAGAGATGGAGCAACCAAGCAGTGGATATTACCTCTTCTTCCAGGGATGGTATTTATCCGCCCGAGCCATGGCATGCCTGTGACGGCATCACGGATATCAGTAAGATTGCGATTAGATTCGCAAGCCAGCATTCGTGGACCGACGGTACGCCGAACAAATCGCCGGACTGGCTGGCGCTGAAGTTCAAGAAGCCGCACAGCATCAAGCGAGTTGTCGTGTACACGGGCAAGGAGAGCATCAAGGACTACAAGATACAGGCGAGAAAGGGAGATAACTGGATTGATGTCGCCAGTGGCAGCAATAACCAAGACAATAAAATCGAACACTTCTTTGACCCGGTTGTTACAGACCAGGTTCGCCTCTATATTACCGCGACCAATGGTTCCCATGCTATTGTCACCGAAATGGAAGTCTATGAGAAAAAGTAA